Proteins co-encoded in one Streptomyces sp. JH34 genomic window:
- a CDS encoding MIP/aquaporin family protein, producing MSTSVPLLRRAAVEGLGAAALVTVVVGSGIQATELTRDVGTQLLANSLATVFGLGVLIAFLGPVSGAHFNPAVTLAAWFTGRRTREGLGLRDVAAYVPAQVVGAIAGAVLADAMFGKPLVAFSTHERWAGHLWLAEVVATAGLVWLVFGLARAGSAHLAPLLVASYVGAAYWFTSSTSFANPAVTIGRAFTDTFAGIAPTSVLPFLAAQLCGAAAGLGLVTVCFGRPAAVGEAEVPVPDDGRHPPSPDRSTEGSALV from the coding sequence GTGAGCACGTCCGTGCCGCTGCTGCGGCGGGCCGCCGTCGAGGGGCTGGGGGCGGCCGCGCTGGTCACGGTGGTGGTCGGCTCCGGGATCCAGGCCACTGAACTGACCCGCGACGTCGGGACGCAGCTGCTGGCCAACTCCCTGGCCACGGTCTTCGGTCTCGGCGTGCTCATCGCCTTCCTGGGACCGGTTTCCGGAGCGCACTTCAACCCCGCGGTCACTCTGGCCGCCTGGTTCACCGGCCGCCGCACCCGCGAGGGCCTCGGACTGCGCGACGTCGCCGCGTACGTGCCCGCCCAGGTGGTCGGGGCGATCGCCGGTGCGGTGCTTGCCGACGCCATGTTCGGAAAGCCGCTGGTGGCCTTCTCCACCCATGAGCGGTGGGCCGGGCACCTGTGGCTGGCGGAGGTCGTGGCCACCGCCGGACTGGTCTGGCTCGTCTTCGGCCTGGCCCGCGCCGGCAGCGCGCACCTGGCGCCGCTGCTCGTCGCCTCCTACGTCGGCGCGGCGTACTGGTTCACGTCATCCACCTCCTTCGCCAACCCGGCCGTCACGATCGGCCGGGCTTTCACCGACACCTTCGCCGGTATCGCCCCCACCTCCGTGCTGCCCTTCCTCGCCGCCCAGCTGTGCGGCGCCGCCGCAGGGCTCGGTCTGGTCACCGTCTGCTTCGGCCGCCCGGCTGCCGTGGGGGAAGCGGAGGTTCCGGTCCCCGACGACGGGCGGCACCCTCCCAGTCCTGACCGTTCCACCGAAGGAAGCGCCCTGGTCTGA
- a CDS encoding alpha/beta hydrolase gives MYDSEEQVHGDHWSDWTASTCTALLIHGTKGIIPPEQVRAMVERRPGTVSTELDGDHMLPTTAPDAFATAVRTFLATI, from the coding sequence ATGTACGACTCGGAGGAGCAGGTGCACGGCGACCACTGGAGCGACTGGACGGCCAGCACCTGCACCGCCCTGCTGATCCATGGCACCAAGGGCATCATCCCGCCCGAGCAGGTGCGCGCCATGGTCGAGCGTCGCCCCGGCACCGTATCGACCGAACTGGACGGCGACCACATGCTTCCCACCACCGCCCCGGACGCGTTCGCCACCGCAGTCCGCACCTTCCTGGCCACGATCTAG
- a CDS encoding LysR family transcriptional regulator has product MQLDLNLLTALDALLEEGSVTGAATRLHVTAPAMSRSLGRIRKATGDQILVRTGRSMVPTSRALAMRAEVHTLVQQAHHLLSAQEELDLTALDRVFTVRWHDALTAACGTALITSVHQQAPGVRLRLSAEPGTDDAELRRGEVDLESSSSEPALPDIRHRHIGTDRLVVAVRPGHPLTEGVPSPERYAATEHLTISRRGSLHDPIDDALAAHGLERRVVAAGPTAAFALQLARDTDLVVTLPDAVTRSTRDQLGLITMPLPLLVPEVSLYLLWHQRYDDDRAHLWLRDLATETVQALFAPTGI; this is encoded by the coding sequence ATGCAACTGGATCTGAACCTGCTCACGGCCCTGGATGCCCTTCTGGAGGAGGGCAGTGTCACTGGCGCCGCGACCCGCCTCCACGTCACCGCACCGGCGATGAGCCGCTCACTGGGCCGCATCCGCAAGGCAACCGGTGACCAGATCCTGGTCCGCACCGGCCGCAGCATGGTCCCCACCAGCCGCGCACTGGCCATGCGTGCTGAGGTCCATACGCTCGTGCAACAGGCCCACCACCTTCTGTCGGCGCAGGAGGAACTTGACCTGACAGCTCTGGACCGGGTGTTCACCGTGCGGTGGCACGACGCCCTGACCGCGGCCTGCGGCACCGCTCTGATCACCTCCGTCCACCAACAGGCGCCAGGCGTTCGACTGCGCCTCTCCGCCGAACCCGGCACAGACGACGCCGAGTTGCGCCGAGGGGAGGTTGACCTCGAATCCAGCTCCAGCGAGCCGGCACTCCCCGACATCCGCCACCGCCACATCGGTACGGACCGGCTGGTCGTCGCGGTCCGGCCAGGCCACCCGCTCACCGAGGGCGTGCCGAGCCCCGAGCGTTACGCGGCCACCGAACACCTCACCATTTCGCGTCGCGGAAGCCTGCACGACCCGATCGACGACGCACTGGCCGCGCACGGCCTCGAACGACGCGTCGTCGCCGCCGGGCCCACCGCCGCCTTCGCGCTGCAACTCGCCCGCGACACCGACCTGGTGGTCACCCTCCCCGACGCGGTCACCCGCTCGACCCGGGACCAACTCGGCCTGATCACAATGCCGTTGCCACTCCTGGTGCCCGAGGTCTCGTTGTACCTGCTGTGGCACCAGCGCTACGACGACGATCGCGCCCACCTCTGGCTACGTGACCTGGCCACCGAAACCGTCCAGGCGCTGTTTGCACCGACGGGCATCTGA
- a CDS encoding NAD(P)-binding domain-containing protein has translation MTNIGILGAGRVGTNLADKLAAAGHHVTLGARSPEDTTAHPAPRITIADQRTTAGTTDIVINATPGDSSLDRLTDLRTELSGKILIDVSNATRDGDDGLPGDLCYPGSSLAEKLQAALPGTHVVKTLNTMLFMVMAAPETLATPPTVYVSGDDENAKKTVTGLLGDLGWQPAWIEDLGDIRTAGATEAMILVVPHILRRHGFQPFAVSLAR, from the coding sequence ATGACCAACATCGGTATCCTGGGCGCCGGCCGCGTCGGGACCAACCTGGCCGACAAGCTCGCCGCAGCCGGGCACCATGTCACCCTGGGCGCCCGAAGCCCAGAAGACACCACGGCCCACCCCGCCCCGCGGATCACCATCGCCGACCAGCGCACCACCGCCGGTACCACCGACATCGTGATCAACGCGACGCCCGGCGACAGCTCCCTGGACCGGCTCACCGACCTTCGCACCGAGCTCTCCGGAAAGATCCTCATCGATGTCTCCAACGCCACCCGTGACGGCGATGACGGTCTGCCCGGCGACTTGTGCTACCCCGGCAGCAGTCTCGCCGAGAAGCTCCAGGCCGCGCTCCCCGGTACACACGTGGTCAAGACGCTCAACACCATGCTCTTCATGGTCATGGCCGCGCCGGAAACCCTGGCCACCCCACCGACCGTCTACGTCTCAGGCGACGACGAGAACGCGAAGAAGACCGTCACCGGCCTGCTCGGCGACCTGGGCTGGCAGCCCGCCTGGATCGAGGACCTCGGTGACATCCGTACAGCCGGCGCCACCGAGGCCATGATCCTGGTCGTGCCCCACATCCTGCGCCGACACGGGTTTCAGCCCTTCGCCGTCTCCCTCGCCCGCTAG
- a CDS encoding alpha/beta fold hydrolase, whose translation MSEDELFGIADVSAWTGLAPDTLRYFERQGVVPSPRRDIAGRRQYTTADVELIRMLVHLRETGMPLADIAQFTGVDDKVADPARLRVELLTAHRRRVHDRREQLDRALDVITRKIADFTDRITSSVDLLDRPDCTIAFGVQGEGPLLFLVGAPAGRAGFAALAHELAGRFTVVTHDPRGIGASRAVPGMAAPTPEVLAADLAALVDRFTGEPALFVGTSGGAVTLLELAKQRPEMVSRAVLHEPPLVSLLDDADLADRAAAAFKAAEADPQRAVQEFFDLSGAAHHTGPDQMPPAHMALPELPGEELDKNRYFLGRMAGPTVFYVPDIEAIRRVSVTLCAGSLSHHQMARRATQALAELLGVPLIDMPGNHLGASAEPADFSHVLGPLLEL comes from the coding sequence ATGAGTGAGGATGAGCTGTTCGGTATCGCGGACGTCTCGGCCTGGACCGGTCTGGCGCCCGACACGTTGCGGTACTTCGAACGTCAGGGGGTCGTACCGTCTCCACGGCGCGACATTGCGGGGCGTCGCCAATACACCACGGCCGACGTCGAGCTGATCCGCATGTTGGTTCATCTCCGTGAGACCGGGATGCCGCTGGCCGATATCGCGCAGTTCACAGGCGTCGACGACAAGGTGGCTGATCCGGCGAGGCTCCGAGTGGAGTTGCTGACGGCGCATCGCCGTCGCGTCCACGACAGGCGCGAGCAGCTGGACCGTGCGCTCGATGTGATCACTCGGAAGATCGCGGACTTCACTGATCGGATCACGAGTTCGGTGGACCTGCTCGACCGGCCGGACTGCACGATTGCATTCGGTGTCCAGGGCGAGGGGCCACTGCTGTTCCTCGTCGGCGCACCGGCTGGGCGGGCCGGTTTCGCAGCTCTGGCGCATGAGCTTGCGGGCCGGTTTACCGTCGTCACCCACGATCCGCGTGGTATCGGTGCCAGCCGCGCGGTCCCAGGGATGGCTGCGCCCACGCCCGAGGTCCTTGCCGCGGACCTCGCTGCGCTTGTCGACAGGTTCACCGGAGAGCCCGCTCTTTTTGTCGGCACCAGTGGTGGTGCCGTGACGCTGCTGGAGCTGGCCAAGCAGCGTCCTGAGATGGTCAGCCGGGCCGTCTTGCATGAGCCGCCCCTCGTGTCTCTTCTGGATGACGCAGACCTGGCGGACCGGGCCGCAGCAGCGTTCAAAGCTGCGGAGGCTGATCCTCAGCGGGCAGTGCAGGAGTTCTTTGACCTCAGCGGCGCTGCCCACCACACAGGACCGGATCAGATGCCTCCCGCCCATATGGCGCTACCCGAGCTACCGGGCGAGGAACTCGACAAGAACCGCTACTTCCTGGGGCGGATGGCCGGCCCCACGGTTTTCTACGTCCCTGACATCGAGGCCATCCGTCGTGTCTCGGTGACGCTGTGCGCTGGTTCGCTGAGCCATCACCAGATGGCGCGCCGGGCGACCCAGGCACTTGCTGAGCTTCTGGGGGTACCTCTGATCGACATGCCCGGCAACCACCTCGGCGCAAGCGCCGAGCCGGCAGACTTCTCCCACGTCCTCGGGCCCCTGCTCGAACTCTGA
- a CDS encoding type 1 glutamine amidotransferase domain-containing protein, translating to MKVLIVLTSHDELGDTGRKTGFWLEELAAPYYRFRDAGVGLVLASPQGGRPPLDPKSNEPANQTDETRRFEADPEAMAALAHTVRLDSVAADDFDTVFYPGGHGPLWDLAEDVTSVRLIETTLRSGKPLALVCHAPGVLRHAVNADGTPLVQGKKVTGFTNSEEEGVQLTEVVPFLVEDELVRLGGDYSKGDDWAPYVLRDGLLITGQNPASSGPAADALIGLVTKIAATGKADV from the coding sequence ATGAAGGTTCTCATCGTCCTCACCTCGCACGACGAGCTCGGCGACACCGGCAGGAAGACCGGCTTCTGGCTGGAGGAGCTGGCCGCCCCCTACTACCGCTTCCGGGACGCCGGCGTCGGCCTCGTGCTCGCCTCTCCGCAGGGTGGCCGGCCCCCGCTGGACCCCAAGAGCAATGAGCCGGCCAACCAGACCGACGAGACTCGCCGCTTCGAAGCGGATCCCGAGGCCATGGCCGCTCTCGCCCACACCGTGCGCCTCGACTCCGTCGCCGCCGACGACTTCGACACCGTCTTCTACCCCGGCGGTCACGGCCCCCTGTGGGACCTGGCCGAGGACGTCACCTCCGTCCGCCTGATCGAGACCACTCTGCGCTCCGGCAAGCCGCTCGCTCTGGTCTGCCACGCCCCCGGTGTTCTGCGGCACGCGGTGAACGCGGACGGCACGCCGCTGGTGCAGGGCAAGAAGGTCACCGGGTTCACCAACAGCGAGGAAGAGGGCGTCCAGCTCACCGAGGTGGTCCCCTTTCTGGTCGAGGACGAACTCGTCCGGCTCGGCGGCGACTACTCCAAGGGTGACGACTGGGCGCCGTACGTCCTGCGGGACGGCCTGTTGATCACGGGGCAGAACCCCGCCTCCTCCGGGCCGGCCGCCGACGCGCTCATCGGACTCGTCACCAAAATCGCCGCGACCGGCAAGGCCGACGTGTGA
- a CDS encoding TetR/AcrR family transcriptional regulator, whose product MPVTQGDTRRSILDTAQRIMSRKGFAAVGINEVLSGAGVPKGSFYHYFDSKDAFGEAMMRSYFSDYLADMDRILGEPGATSAQRLLDYWQSWRETQSVDDCQGKCLAVKLGAEVSDLSESMRLALKEGTTAIVDRLERAIAAGLEDGSLAIDDDARTTAQVLYDLWLGASVMAKIHRDTGSLATAMTVTRRLLHL is encoded by the coding sequence ATGCCAGTCACTCAGGGCGACACTCGCCGCAGCATTCTCGACACGGCTCAGCGGATCATGTCCCGCAAGGGGTTCGCCGCGGTCGGGATCAATGAGGTCCTCTCCGGGGCCGGAGTGCCGAAGGGGTCCTTCTACCACTACTTCGACTCCAAGGACGCCTTCGGTGAGGCGATGATGCGGTCGTACTTCAGCGACTACCTCGCGGACATGGACCGCATCCTCGGCGAGCCGGGCGCGACCTCTGCGCAGCGGCTACTGGACTACTGGCAGAGCTGGCGCGAGACCCAGAGCGTCGATGACTGCCAGGGCAAGTGTCTGGCCGTGAAGCTCGGCGCGGAGGTCTCCGACCTGTCGGAGTCGATGCGGCTCGCTCTGAAGGAGGGCACCACCGCCATCGTCGACCGCCTGGAGCGGGCGATCGCCGCCGGTCTGGAAGACGGTTCGCTCGCGATTGATGATGACGCCCGTACCACCGCGCAAGTCCTGTACGACCTGTGGCTCGGCGCAAGCGTCATGGCCAAGATTCACCGCGACACCGGCTCCCTGGCCACCGCTATGACGGTCACCCGCCGGCTCCTGCATCTGTAG
- a CDS encoding metalloregulator ArsR/SmtB family transcription factor, translated as MSKQAALSMLGQDDAACCAPMVREPLGEESATELSRMFKALSDPIRLRLLSLIASHEGGEACVCDLIGPFDVSQPTISHHLKVLREAGLVGSERRGTWVYYWVLPEALAKLSALLEIPAFSAKTPA; from the coding sequence ATGTCGAAACAAGCTGCTCTGTCGATGCTCGGACAGGACGACGCCGCGTGCTGCGCGCCGATGGTCCGCGAGCCGCTCGGCGAGGAATCCGCGACCGAGCTGTCCCGGATGTTCAAGGCGCTGTCGGACCCGATCCGGCTGCGGCTGCTGTCGCTGATCGCCTCCCACGAAGGCGGCGAAGCGTGCGTGTGCGACCTCATCGGCCCCTTCGACGTCTCCCAGCCGACGATCTCCCACCACCTGAAGGTGCTGCGCGAAGCCGGGCTGGTCGGCTCCGAGCGGCGCGGGACCTGGGTGTACTACTGGGTGCTCCCCGAGGCCCTGGCGAAGCTGTCCGCCCTGCTGGAGATCCCCGCCTTCTCCGCGAAGACGCCCGCGTGA
- a CDS encoding ArsI/CadI family heavy metal resistance metalloenzyme, protein MSRVQLALHVADLEASITFYSTLFGTEPAKRRDGYANFAITEPPLKLVLIEGEAGEDTRLDHLGVEVASTEQVHAATTRLKDAGLTTLEENDTSCCYALQDKVWVTGPGKEPWEVYVVKADADQPGKSVVAGGDACCAGQEESTEPVPAASGCACGS, encoded by the coding sequence ATGTCCCGTGTCCAGCTCGCCCTGCACGTCGCCGACCTCGAGGCGTCGATCACCTTCTACTCCACGCTCTTCGGCACCGAGCCGGCCAAGCGCCGCGACGGCTATGCCAACTTCGCCATCACCGAGCCCCCGCTCAAGCTCGTCCTCATCGAGGGCGAAGCCGGCGAGGACACCCGCCTGGACCACCTCGGCGTGGAGGTCGCCTCCACCGAGCAGGTCCATGCCGCCACGACCCGGCTCAAGGACGCTGGGCTGACGACCCTCGAGGAGAACGACACCTCGTGCTGCTACGCCCTCCAGGACAAGGTGTGGGTCACCGGCCCCGGCAAGGAGCCGTGGGAGGTGTACGTCGTCAAGGCCGACGCCGACCAGCCGGGCAAGAGCGTCGTCGCCGGCGGTGACGCCTGCTGCGCCGGACAGGAGGAGAGCACCGAGCCCGTGCCGGCGGCTTCCGGCTGCGCCTGCGGCAGCTGA